From the Streptomyces pluripotens genome, one window contains:
- a CDS encoding M4 family metallopeptidase, with product MRSNSSRGRTSHTPHRTIRHRRTATVALAGVAALIAAAVQTGVASAAPAKPQAGKANPAHMALKLTPSQRAELIRDADAAKAATARSIGLGSKEKLVVRDVVKDANGTLHTRYERTYAGLPVLGGDLVVDSSKAGVTMDVIKATDARLKVTHLTPAVSKTAAEKQGVRSAKALGGTKSAADSVRKVIWAANGKPVLAYETVIGGLQDDGTPNQLHVITDAATGKKLHEYQGIQTGIGNTQYSGQVSLTTAHSGSTYTLTDNTRGGHKTYNLNHGSSGTGSLFSQSSDTWGNGSTSNAATAGADAAYGAQETWDFYKNTFNRSGIRDDGVGAYSRVHYGNSYVNAFWDDSCFCMTYGDGSGNADPLTSLDVAGHEMSHGVTSNTAGLNYSGESGGLNEATSDIMGTGVEFYAHNASDPGDYLIGEKININGDGTPLRYMDKPSKDGNSADSWYSGVGNLNVHYSSGVANHFFYLLSEGSGAKVINGVSYNSPTSDGLPVTGIGRDKALQIWYRALTTKWTSTTNYAGARSGTLAAAGELYGTSSAAYKAVQDAWAAVNVGSRSGGGGGGGTSYENDNPVSIPDDGPAVTSSITVSGRSGNAPSNLKVGVDITHTWRGDLVIDLIGPSGTAYRLKNFSSSDSADNVNETYTVNASAEPANGTWKLRVQDQAAWDTGTLNDWKLTFP from the coding sequence TTGAGAAGCAATTCCTCTCGCGGACGCACCTCCCACACCCCGCACCGCACCATCCGGCACCGCCGCACCGCAACCGTCGCCCTCGCCGGTGTCGCCGCCCTGATCGCGGCCGCCGTCCAGACGGGCGTCGCCAGTGCCGCACCGGCGAAGCCGCAGGCCGGCAAGGCCAACCCGGCCCATATGGCGCTCAAGCTCACCCCCTCGCAGCGTGCCGAGCTGATACGTGACGCCGATGCGGCCAAGGCAGCCACCGCCCGGTCGATCGGCCTCGGTAGCAAGGAGAAGCTGGTCGTCCGGGACGTCGTCAAGGACGCCAACGGAACCCTTCACACCCGCTACGAGCGCACGTACGCCGGCTTGCCGGTCCTCGGTGGCGACCTGGTCGTGGACAGTTCCAAGGCGGGCGTGACCATGGACGTCATCAAGGCCACCGACGCACGGCTGAAGGTCACCCACCTCACCCCGGCCGTGTCGAAGACGGCGGCTGAGAAGCAGGGCGTGCGAAGCGCCAAGGCCCTCGGCGGCACCAAGTCTGCCGCCGACTCCGTCCGCAAGGTCATTTGGGCGGCGAACGGCAAGCCCGTCCTCGCCTACGAGACCGTGATCGGCGGGCTCCAGGACGACGGCACCCCGAACCAGCTCCACGTCATCACCGACGCCGCCACCGGCAAGAAGCTCCACGAGTACCAGGGCATCCAGACCGGTATCGGCAACACCCAGTACAGCGGCCAGGTGTCGCTGACCACCGCCCACTCGGGTTCGACGTACACACTGACCGACAACACGCGCGGCGGCCACAAGACGTACAACCTCAACCACGGCTCCTCGGGCACCGGTTCGCTGTTCTCTCAGTCCAGCGACACCTGGGGCAACGGCAGCACGTCCAACGCGGCCACCGCGGGTGCGGACGCCGCCTACGGCGCCCAGGAGACCTGGGACTTCTACAAGAACACCTTCAACCGCAGCGGCATCCGCGACGACGGGGTCGGCGCCTACTCGCGCGTCCACTACGGGAACTCGTACGTCAACGCGTTCTGGGACGACAGCTGCTTCTGCATGACCTACGGCGACGGCTCCGGCAACGCCGACCCGCTGACCTCCCTCGACGTCGCGGGGCACGAGATGAGCCACGGAGTCACCTCCAACACCGCCGGCCTCAACTACAGCGGCGAGTCGGGCGGCCTCAACGAGGCCACCAGCGACATCATGGGCACCGGCGTGGAGTTCTACGCCCACAACGCCTCCGACCCCGGTGACTACCTCATCGGCGAAAAGATCAACATCAACGGCGACGGAACCCCGCTGCGCTACATGGACAAGCCCAGCAAGGACGGTAACTCCGCGGACAGTTGGTACTCCGGCGTCGGCAACCTCAACGTCCACTACTCCTCCGGCGTCGCCAACCACTTCTTCTACCTCCTCTCCGAGGGCAGCGGCGCCAAGGTGATCAACGGGGTCAGCTACAACTCGCCCACCTCCGACGGACTTCCGGTCACCGGCATCGGCCGGGACAAGGCACTGCAGATCTGGTACCGGGCGCTGACCACCAAGTGGACGTCCACCACCAACTACGCCGGCGCCCGTTCCGGCACCCTGGCTGCGGCCGGCGAGCTCTACGGCACCTCCAGCGCCGCGTACAAGGCGGTGCAGGACGCCTGGGCGGCCGTCAACGTCGGCTCCCGGTCGGGCGGTGGCGGCGGTGGCGGCACCTCGTACGAGAACGACAACCCGGTGTCGATCCCGGACGACGGACCGGCCGTCACCTCCAGCATCACCGTGTCGGGCAGGAGCGGCAACGCACCGAGCAACCTGAAGGTGGGCGTCGACATCACGCACACCTGGCGGGGCGACCTGGTGATCGATCTCATCGGTCCCTCGGGCACCGCGTACCGCCTGAAGAACTTCAGCTCCTCCGACTCGGCGGACAACGTCAACGAGACCTACACGGTCAACGCCTCCGCCGAACCTGCCAACGGCACCTGGAAGTTGCGGGTGCAGGATCAGGCCGCGTGGGACACCGGAACGCTCAACGACTGGAAGCTGACGTTCCCGTAG